AAGGCTAAGGGTAAACCGACATAACCCAAGCCAACCACAGCAATCGTCAATTGCTTAGTTGTGATCTTGTTGTTAATCATAGCGTAAAGATGTGACATATTTTTGTTTTTAGACTCGTTTTTCATCTTGGTAAAGTATTGATAATAATGTGTATTCTAATATGTATGTCTGAATAAAAATACTAAAAACTTATAAATATCTTTAATTTCCTTAAACAAAAATATGGTTAGAATCATCAAAAACGATTTTGATATGTAGTTTATTTGACTTGTTTAAGCTGTCTAAAGTGCTTTGTTGTATCATAGTGTCTAGTGTCTTTTATAAAATACCTTATGCAATTTATATGCTTTTTCTTTGCCAGTGTTCTCATTGGTTTTGCCTGGCTCTCCCCATTTCATACTTATCCATGGGTCACCTTCTCGGGTGAATTGGCGAGTTTTGGTGCCGGACTGACGCTACTGGCGGTGTTCCTCAATAAAAAAATGCTTGTACCTCGAGCACAACTGTTGATTGCTCCGATTATTCTGGTGCCTTTGGTTCAGTGGGGTTTTGGACTGGTATATGACTTTAGTACGGCGTTGTTAAGCTCACTCTATGTCTTTGCCTTTTGGTTGATGATTGTACTTGGCTTCAACCTTTCTGTGCAGACCAAGAAGCGTGACGCCTTGATGGAAGAGATCTCTAAACTTCTGTTTGGTATTGCGATAGTCTGTAGTGGAATCGCGATTGCGCAATGGTGTGGTCTAGGTGGCGTGATCAATGGTGTCATGCAGCTCAAAGGCGATCGACCTTATGCTAATTTTGGGCAGCCTAATCATTTAGCCACCTTTCTAATTATGGGGCTGATGGGTGCCTTATATCTTTATGAGAAAAGAGCACTGCCATCATGGTGCTTGGTTCCTCCAAGCGTGATTATTTTATTTACAGTTGCCTTAACTCAATCCCGAACATCATGGGTGGTATGTTTATTCATTCTGTTTTATTGGATGTATAAGCAGTACAAGCAGCAACCACGTTTTAACTTTGCCCAGCTTTGGGTCTGGAGTATTGGCTTTTTTGTGATTGCAGTATGGGGACTGCCATTGCTTACTCATCTCATCGATACTTTCTCAAACTCAGCAGTGGTCCAAACCAGTAGTGTGGCTGAGCGTGCCAGCTCAGGATATTTACGTTTTGAGATATGGACGCAAATGTTATTGGCATTGAAGGAACAGCCTTGGTTTGGCTATGGATGGAACCAGATCAGTGTTGCGCAAATAACTGTTTTTCATTTGTATCCAAACCATGAGTGGGTTGTGAGTGCCCATAATGTATTGCTGGATATTTTGGTCTGGAATGGATTACCCCTTGGTCTGTATATAATTGTGTATATGGTGTTGTGGTTTTTTTGGCTGGATAAAAATGCTAAAGATACAACCTCGATTATTGGGATTTTGATGGTCTCAGCGATTCTGATTCATGCCTTATTAGAGTTTCCACAGCGTTATGCTTATTTCTTGCTTCCAATGGGTTTTCTTCTTGGCCTGATTCAAGCACAAACCCCTGAGTTAAAAGGGATTTATTTATATAAGAATGTGATTCGCTGTATTTGGCTGATCGCGATTGTGGTCATATTGTTAATTTGGCGTGATTATAAGCTTTTTCAAGAAAATAGCCGTTTAATCTTTAAAAAGCAGCAACCGACAGTTGAAATATTGGGCAGCTCGAAAATTCTGTTATTGACTCAATTTCAGCAACGTATGGACTGGATTCGTTTAAAACCACAAACAATCATGGCTGAAGCTGATTTAGAGCAATTTGGAAAGCTGGTTAAGAATAAAGCAACGCCGTATAACTTGAAGAAGTATGCACAGTTACTTGCTTATAATCAAAAGCTTGAACAAGCGGAACAGCAGCTATTTATTTTACAGCAGTTGTATGGGCAACAGCTGAGCCTGCCTGAAGTTGTAGAAATGAATAAGCGAGCAATGTAAAAAAATAAAGCCCTAATCAGGGCTTTATTTTTGGATGAAACTCAAGCGTTGTGTGAATTTCTTAAATTTGGCTTTGAATATAGTTTTCAATACCGACATTTTCAACCAAATCAAGTTGCGTATCTAGCCAGTCCCAATATTCTTCTTCTTTCTCTAGAATTTCTTGGACTAAATCTCGGGTCACATAGTCTTGTTCTGACTCGGCAAGCTCAACCGCTTGCTTGAGTGCTGCGATATTCTCTTTAACCTTGCGAATATCGCAGTTCAGGACTTCTTCCGTATGCTGACCAATATAGAGCTTGCCTAAATGTTGTAGGTTGGGTAAGCCTTCTAAAAATAAGATGCGTTCGATGACTTTATCTGCATGTTTCATCTGGCGAATAGATTCTTTGTACTCGGCAGAACCAAGTTGTTCAATGCCCCAGTCATTAAACATGCGAGAGTGTAAAAAATATTGATTAATTGCTGTTAAATGGTGGTAAAGCACCTGATTCAGCTGATTGATAACTTCACGATTGCCTTTCATTGCGTTTACTCCAAAACACCAAGTGATGCCCTAGTGGCTAAGGCAATTTATCTTATCTTAATCAACAAAAAATGTTCTGGCGAGTAATTTATAGAACGGCAAATGAAAATCACAATCAAAAACATCCTGATAGGATTATGATTTTTATAAAAAAACCGCTTATATGAGTACTATTTAAAGTTCAGCAAGAAGCGGCGGAGTCGTAAAGCACGAGTTGAATCTGATGAATAGTTTTGAAGCTAGATCAAGCAGCTATAGAAATACGCGCGGCGATTTCTGCAAGTTCGTCACTGATAATGGCACGCGCTTCAGGTGCACAACGACCACAACATGTGCCTAAATCGAGAAGCTCACGGATTTCACGATAGCTTTCAGCGCCGTTTGCAACAGCGTCTTTAATATCCTGATCCGTAATTCCACGACATAAACAAACATACATGGGAGTAAGCCACAAATATAAATGCGATAATTGATATTATTGATAATTATTATCGTTTGTCAATGAATTTCATTCTAACAATGAGTATATTCTTATTGGGAATTTGAATAAAAAATACCGCCTGATCGGCGATATTTTTAATGATTTATATCTTTTGATAAATCTAAATTTTAAAAATTATGGAATGATTACGATTCCATCCATTTCGACTAATGCATCTTTTGGCAGGCTTGCAACACCTAGGGCTGCACGAGCTGGGTAAGGCTGAGCAAAGTATTCGCCCATAATCTGATTCACCAATTGGAAGTGAGAGAGATCAGTCAGAAAAATATTCAATTTCGCGATATCCGCCAGACTACCGCCTGCAGCAGTACAGACCGCTTTTAAGTTATCAAATACGCGACGAATCTGGGCTTCAATGCCTTCCACAAGTTCCATACTGTACGGATCTAAACCAATTTGACCAGAAAGGTAGAGTGTGTTGCCAACTAGGATTGCTTGAGAATATGTTCCGATCGCAGCAGGGGCGTGTTCAGTATGAATAACTTGACGTGACATTAAGCTCTCCTATGTCGTTTTTTCTATCTTAAACCATGCGACTTTAACACAAAACCAGATTGACGAAAGGGCAGAGTACTGAATAGTCGCCTTGAACCAACTGATTATCCAGATTTTTATCTTTGCAGCATGTGCCTACTTTAGGGCAATATATTTTTTAAGCTGAAGGAACACTGGTTGCTTTTGTGACTTCAGGCTGAACAATTGGCATATTTAAGCGTTCAATACGTGGAAAGCCAAAGTGCATACGGAGATCGCGAATAATCTGAGCAATTTGATTCCGGTTGCTGACCACGATATTGACATAAGTTTTCTGGTCTTGTGAATGAACCATTTCTACGCCCGTTTTGGCTTTACGGCATTGATAAATCAGATCGGAAATTTGTTCATCATTCATGGCCATATGAATACAAAGATAAGCACTGAAGCGAACATCGTCGATTTCTTCAGATTGCCAGTGTAGCGGCATGATATTTTCTGGATGCAAATGCTGTTCGTGTAATAAGTTCCGACAACGGGAACGGTGTACAATAAGACCGCGTCGAGATAAATGTCCTTGAATTGGATCACCTAATACTGGGTTACAGCAATGCGCATATTTGACATCGACGCCTTCTGTGCCGACGATCAAGCGGTCAGATGCATCTTGATACTGTGAATGATAGTCTTGCGCAAACAGATGATTTGCGACCAATTGTGGTAATAGATCACCCACCGCAATCTGTTCAAATAGCGTGTCTTTACTACCTAAGTGTCGCCATTCAAGTACATTGATCCAGTCGGTTGGAGAGAGATCGTTAATTGAACGCTGGAACAGTTTTAAGGCACGATTTAAGGCTTGTTGTCCGACTAGGCGTTGTTCGTCAATATCTTGTTCTCTCAGAATATTCTGTAATGCGCGACGCGCTTTTTGGGTATTGATGAAACTGAGCCAGTCTGGATTTGGAGTTGCTAATACATCCGTAATAATCTCAACCACTTGCCCACTGTGTAACGGGGTGGACAATGGACGAATTTCGCCATCGACTTTGGCACCTACAGCGTGGTTGCCTAAGAACAAACTGGCTGAATAGGCGAAATCAACCACAGTGGCACCTTGTGGTAATTCATGTAATTGTCCATGTGGGGTGTAGACCCAGATTTTTTCTTGGTGCAAATAGTCGAGTAAATCACTAAAGGTGGTTTTCGCACAGCCGCTGTCAATCAGGGTATTCAAGTTTTGCATAGAAGCCTGAATCGCTGAACGACAGGCTTGTGGTGCATTTTCACCCAGCACCACACCAAAACGAGCTGCTTTACGCATCAGTTCAGTCTGAATGGTCAATGAAAGTGTGGTTTTTTCGCCTTTGAGCTGGATCATGAGCGATTGGTTGCCGCCTGGTAAAGGACGGCGAATATGATCTCGGTATTGTAATACCTGAAAATTATCTTTCAGCGCATCAACTAGACGGTCGCAGTCAGCAATACTTTGTAAAATAATTTCAAAGGCATGGCTGTGGCTGAGTTCATTCAAATCAATTTCATTTTTAATAAAATGACGCAGTAATTCGATATTGTTGTTTTTCTTTTTAATTCGACCCTTGAGGTCATAGGCTTTTAACAGTTCAGAAAGCTTTTGTTCCCAAACGGCTTGGTACTCACAACGTTTTGGTTTGGTTTCCAGTAAGGCCGTTTGCACATCATTAAACATGTCTAAATCAAGATTTTGATAGCAGAGATGTTCAAGGTTATCCGCCATCTCATTCATACCCACCAGACGTGACATGGGTACAAAAATATCGAGGGTCTCTTGTGCGATACGCGCACGCTTATCCGGACGCAGTGCACCCAAGGTGGTCATGTTGTGATAGCGGTCAGCCAGTTTAATAATAATGACACGAGGATCTTGTAAAGTCGCCTGTAGAATTTTTCGGAATGATGCGGCTTTGTTATATTCTTTATCGCTGGAATGGCTGAGTTTGGTGACGCCATCGACCAGTTCTGCGACGACGACTCCATATTTCTGCCCAATTTCATCTTTGGTAAATTCAGTATCTTCAATTACATCATGTAAAAGTGCTGCCATTAAGGTTTCTGCATCAAGACGCATATGTGCCAAAATGCAACTTACTGCTATTGGGTGCAGTACATAGGGCTCACCACTTTTACGGGTAATACCGCTATGCGCTAAATCAGCAAAATCGCAGGCAGCAAGCACACGTTGAACATCACTATCTTTGAGATAGGCTTCAATAATTGCTTTGAGCTGCTGCTTCGCTTGGCTGACTTCTTCGCCTGGCATATAACACCTTTAATAACTTGAATTCAGTAATGATCTGTCTGTTGATAATTTAATGATGTATTACATGGATGAATTTTTGACTTAGTGCGGTCTTCATGTGCTCAACCATATTGGATACCATTGAAAACGTACGTTTGATGCAAGTATTCGCAAACATTACGCCTTTCTTCTAATGAAAAGCAAATTGTGAAACTTGTCAATTTGTTCATTAGAAAAACTCGTAAATTTTTTCAATGACGGATATTGCTTTTATCAATATGTATCAAATTTTGCAAGAAAGAAAAAAGCCCAGAGTATTCACAATGGGCTTTTCGCACAACAAATTCGGTTTAGAAAGTGAAACCTTCTAAGTTTAATGAATTTGTAGACAGTACCATATCAAGGTTTGATGTCTGGTAGTCTTGATCGCGTTGTTTTAAAATTTCTTTGGTGACATGACCGACTGCAATTTCGCGTAATGCAACCACTGTTGGTTTGTCATTGTCCCATTCTACAGTAGGTTCCATGCCTTGACGTGCCAATTGACGTGCACGTTTACTCGCTACCAGTACCAACTCGAAGCGGTTATCTACATGGTCTAAACAATCTTCAACGGTTACACGTGCCATAAGTTGTCTCGTTTGAACATTACATTTGGAAAGACTGAGTAGTATAAAAGGCTTTTCTGCCAGACTCAAGTCATTCGCGATTAAGGGTAATCAAGTTTTCGATTAATTGTTGATGACGTGCACTTTGTTGTGAGGTTACTAAACGGTTTGCACTAATAATAGCTTCCAGATCATGGACGGCTTTATTGAAATCATCATTGATAATGACATAGTCAAAACTGGCAAAATGACGCATATCTTCAACCGCACAACTGAGACGATGCTCAATTACGTCGACTGAGTCTGTACCACGGTTCGAGAGACGCTGTCTTAAATCATATTGTGTTGGTGGCAGAATAAAGATTTGTTTAGATTCAGGAAAGAGTCGACGAACTTGTTCTGCACCTTGCCAATCGATTTCAAGCAAAACATCATGACCTTGTTGCAATTGCTCTTTCACTTTGGCTTGGGAGGTGCCATAGTAATTGCCAAATACTTCTGCGTATTCGATAAAGCCACCTTCATTAACTTGTGCTAAAAAGCTTTCTTTGCTGGTAAAATGATAGTGAACGCCATCGAGTTCACCAGGACGTTGACCACGTGTAGTATGTGAGACAGAAACGTGCAGGTTGCTGACTCGATCGAGTAGGGCTTTGACCAAAGATGTTTTGCCTGTTCCTGAAGCTGCAGAAACGACAAACAAGAGACCCGACATGATATTTTTCCTGAATATGATAAAATATCTTGGCTATTGTAGTGTAGCGTGCCATTAAACGAAATAGTTTGGTGTAAAAATTCAGATGATGAGAGAGGATGTTATGGAAATCGTGTTGGCCAATCCACGAGGCTTTTGTGCTGGTGTTGACCGTGCTATAGCAATCGTCAATCGGGCACTGGAATGTTTTAATCCACCAATTTATGTACGCCATGAAGTGGTACATAACAAGTTTGTGGTCGATGATTTACGTCAGCGTGGTGCTGTTTTTGTTGATGAGCTGGATCAGGTGCCTGATGATTCAATTGTGATTTTTAGTGCGCATGGCGTATCTAAAGCGGTACAGCAAGAAGCCGATCGTCGGGGTTTAAAAGTCTTTGATGCAACTTGTCCTCTCGTCACCAAAGTACATATCGAAGTGACTAAATACGCGCGTGAAGGAACAGAAGCAATTTTGATCGGGCATGAAGGCCATCCAGAAGTTGAAGGCACTATGGGGCAATATGATAAGTCTCGAGGTGGTGAGATTTATCTGGTTGAAGATGAGCAAGATGTCGAAGCGCTCATGGTTAAACATCCTGAAAAAGTCGCGTTTGTTACCCAGACTACGCTTTCGATTGATGATACGGCCAAGGTGATTGATGCATTACGTACGAAATTCCCTCTCATTCAAGGCCCGCGTAAAGATGATATCTGCTACGCCACTCAAAACCGTCAAGATGCGGTGCGTGATCTGGCCGAGCAGTGCGATGTGGTCTTGGTTGTAGGCTCACCAAATTCGTCGAACTCCAATCGTTTACGAGAATTGGCTGAACGTATGGGGAAATCTGCCTATCTGGTCGACAATGCGGATCAGCTTGAAAAAGACTGGTTTAAAGCTGACACTAAAATTGGTGTGACCGCTGGTGCTTCTGCACCTGAAATTTTGATTAAACAGGTGATTCAGCGCTTGCAAGACTGGGGGGCAACTCCACCCAAAGAACTGCAAGGACGAGAAGAAAATATTACTTTTAGTCTACCAAAAGAGTTGCGTATCCAGGTGATACAAGCCTAATTTTATTAGAAAAATGTGAACTGGAAACGGATGGATGACACTCCATCCGTTTTTTTTTGGTGCTTATCTGCTTTGTATTGGTTCTGTAAAAATAAAATTTAATATAGAGTAGTAAATTTTAAAAATTGGGTGCTGGGGAAATGGGGAAAACTCGGGGGTTCACCTTAATTGAGCTGATGGTGGCTATAGCTGTGCTAGGCGTAATTGCGACGATGGCAGTGCCATCCATGTCGAGTTTGATGGAAAAAAGGCGCTATGAACGTAATACAAGAGATTTATTGAGTACTTTATCTCAAGCAAAAAGCCAAGCAATTTTAAATCGAGCCAATGTTGATGCTTATTTAGTGGCTTCGTCTAGTAGTACGAATAACTCAAGAACCCTCAGTTGGGCCGTAGTAAATAGTAATACAACAGTGACGATTTCTCCGACCCCAACTTCAATTAGTGTCATTACTACTCTACCGTCTACAACAACTACAACAACTTCTGCCTTTAGGTTTGATAGCAATGGTCTGGTCGCCAATATTACAGGTGATACCACAATTACCTTATGTAATTCTAAATTATTGCTGCAAAAAACAGTCGTGATCACCCGATTGGGGGCATACATTATTAAGCCTGATATCGCAGTGAGTGCTTGCACATGATTATTAGACCTAAAAAACAAGCAGGCGTGGGCTTAATAGAAGTGCTTGTCGCATTATTATTGTTAGCCATCGGGGTGTTGGGCTATGTCGCTTTACAGTTAAGAGCATATGATGCTTCTGCTGAGGCAATGCAGAAGTCCCAAGCAATAGTGATTATGCGAGGCCTTGCCGAAAATATGCGCATTAATAAGAGTCAAATGGGGAGTTACCCTGCATTTGTTCGTAGTTACACTGGTCTTACATCGGTGACAACAGCACCTACAAGTTGTTTTAATTCTGGATGTACAGCCAGTCAGGTCGCTCAGTTTGATGCGTATCAGGCAGCGCTTAACGCTAATAAACTAGGAATGCAATTGACCATGGATAATTGCCCAGGGGTAACTTCTACAATGACGATACGTCGCCAGTGTTTATATGCATTTTGGGGTAAAACATCGCCTACAGTTCAAGAAGATACGGCTTCAGGTGTAACGACCAGTTCTGCAGATGTCTCTAGTTGTATGGGAAGTAATGGTATTTATGTTGCAGGTGCCTCCTGTTTAATGATGGAGGTTTATTAGAATGAAAAAAAATAATGCGAAGTCACAGTCAGGTTTTACTTTAATTGAGTTAATGGTTGCACTGGTTCTTGGCCTAATAGTTGTTGCAGCTGCAGTGCAATTGTTTACGGGAGGAATTCTTTCAAGCCGTTTGCAGCAAGCTAATGCTGAAATTCAGGACAGTGGCATTTTTGGTTTAGATTATATTGTTCGAGACATTCGATTTGCGAATCAAGACAATTTAGCTAATCTAAAACTGGATGATAAAACACCTTATGGTGGAATTGTTTTAACGGGGTTAACCGCAACAAGTTCAACCAATGTTAACTTTGTACCGAAAGTGAGTAGTTCGGCTTACATTGATTCTGCTTTATTAAGCCGTGGGCAGGATGATACTGTTTCAACTACATCAAACTATTGGAAAGGACTAACTCGAGTAACTTTAAAAGACTCAGCAGGTGCTGTGATTGCAAATCCTGTAAGTGATCAATTGACGATTCAATTTTTTGCACCAACGCAGATGACCAACTGTGAAGGTGCGACTGTCTTGCCTGGAGATTTGGTTGTTCAACGTTATTTTGTACGTCCAGATAATAATGGGGCTTCTACAGACTATGCTTTAGCTTGTGATGCAAATACCCCATCAGCAACAACTGCTGATGTTAAGGCTGCTGCCACAGCGCGAACAACTGTGAACGCAACAACAGAGACAATTTCTCCTTTACCAATTACAGGTTTAGGTGATGCAGGACAAATTATTATTCCTCGTGTTGATCATTTTCATGTTTTACTTGGGGCAATGGTAACAACCGAAACTACAACTACCGTTACCAATAGAACAGTGACGCCAGCAACTTCTACAACGACAAAAACAGTCTCAAATCAATTTGGTTACTATACGATTCCACAGTATCGTACATTAGCTCAAACTACAGCGACAGATAACACGACAGGTACTGGAAGTAAAGTAGAAACCAATATAAAAGTAACAGTGAGCTCACGAATTTTATCAACGCAGATTTCAGTATTAGTACGTTCCGCAAATAATGCACAAAATCAGGCCATTGACCCAACTCAGCCGCTCTTAATGTTGGATCAAACAGCTACGCCATCAGATACAACGACACGTTATCAACGTCGGGTATATAGCACCACTGTTGCACTACGTAATGCAATGGGAGATTCACTATGAACCATCCAAAACGCACATATTTAAAACATCAGCGTGGTGCGACCTTAATTGTAGTCATGATCATATTACTAATCATTATTGTGGTTGGAATACTTGCTGTTCGAGTTGCTATTGTTTCATTGGGAGTAGCAACAAATAGTCAAGTCGGTCAATTAAATTTTCAATCCTCCGATGCTCCGTTGGCATGGTTCAATAATTTTGATCCAACAACGGTAACCAGCGTTGGTAATGTGATTGGAGCTGCACTAAAAGAAAATGAAAGTAACCCAGGTGGGGAATATATTTTCTGTTATAAACCCACGACAAATAGTTTTGCTCAGACCATTAATTCGAGTCTGATGCGTAAAGCTGATTCAGGAAATATTGCAACAGTTGAAGCGGGAGGGGTGGCTGGTTTTTGTAATTTAACCTCAGATTTTGGCAGTAATCGTCCTGCTGTTGTCACTCAAGTTGCAGTAAGCATTCCAACTGAGGCACTGAATAATAAGCCAGGCGCAAATTTACCTCGAGGAATTAATGTTTCTGAGGGGACACAGTTACCTAAAAGCATGACTTCTGCCCAACGAATTCGTGTAACCACAACGGCGATGTTACCTGCATATACCAGTGATATCTCCTCTGTACAAAGAGATTGTTTAAGCTCGAGCAATGCCAAAATTAGTGACGATCTTAACGCGACTTTAGGTACAGGTAGTGAATATACCTTGGCAAAATGTCTTACTGATAAAGGTGTTCCATTTACTACCCAAGTACAAGAATTTAACTACGTGAACCAATTAACTGAAGTCACTGCTCCAGGAAATTAAGGGGGATATCATGACTAAACTAGAAAAATTTCAAAGAAATAAACTGTGGTATGTTATTTGTTCAAGCTCTTTAACGATGTCTTGGTTAATGATGGCATCCGTGGTTGAAGCAAGTGATTTGCAGATTTATGCTGTCCCTACCGCTGGGAAAAAAACCATTGTAATGATGCTGGATACTTCTGGGTCGATGGGGCCAAATTTAGGTTCTGGCTATAGTTTATATGATGATTATGGTTTAACAAGCCGTACCTGTTCAGTCACCTCAACAACAAGTTCTACAACACCATCTTATTCCCGTAATTATTGTGTTGTAGCTTCAAACACTACAAATGCTAGGGTTACAAATACTGATACAGGGTGTGAAAAGCAATCGGATAATAGTTATCGTTGTTATGATCGCTTAACACGTTTAAAAGATGGTATGTTTACTTTTTTAAATAGTACTAATCCAGTTCTTAATAGTGTCAGTGTCGGTTTGGGGCATTTTTCTGGATATAATGTTGGTACAACGACGGGTGATAATAATAGTGGTGAAATTTTGGTGACCGCAGCAGATTTAGGAGCGGTTGGTTCATCTCAGAGAGTAGCTTTAAAAACAGCAGTAGCGAGATTAGAGGCAAGTGGGGGAACTCCGACATCCAATGCTTTTGCTGAAGCTGCTGCTTATTTATTGGGGACAAGTACTCGAACATTTGTAGATATTAATAAGGATATTTATAAAAAAGTAACCACGATTTCTCAAGTGTTTGATCATTATGAGTGCCAAAATACTGCTTATCCTAATTTAAATCCAATGGATAATAGATGTTATCAATATCAAGGTTTTTCTGGTCGTACACTGGCTGCGACAGTAACAAATAATTATAGTTGTACAGACCCTTCTTACCCTTATCTTAATGGCAGTAAATGTTATAGAAGTAGTACCAGTACTAAAAGTATTAATGCAACGAATAATCCAACTTATAGCTGTACATCAAGTTCTTACCCTTATTTAAATCCTGCAAATAATACGTGTTATCAAAGTAATAGTGGCTATAGTGGGGGCACAGTCACCCCTACGACCATAACTCGACCTGTCAGCACAGATCAATATTATCAATGTACTAGTTGGGCAACTACGGATTTTACTAATCAATATCAACAATGTAATGGCCGTACAGGTACAAATTCTAGCTACTGGCAAAATTTAGGCTCAACAGCACCAGACGATTTAGCTTTGGATGGTAGCGTTGACGTTGTCACGAATCCGGTGCATACAGTCTATTATCGAGTTGTGCAGCAAGCTGGAGCAAATGCATACAGTGGTTTTGATAAATCTATTCGTGCTTCCAAAAATGCTGATGAAACCGCATATATTTCGCCTTTACCTGCTGTAGA
The DNA window shown above is from Acinetobacter colistiniresistens and carries:
- a CDS encoding PilX N-terminal domain-containing pilus assembly protein, which codes for MNHPKRTYLKHQRGATLIVVMIILLIIIVVGILAVRVAIVSLGVATNSQVGQLNFQSSDAPLAWFNNFDPTTVTSVGNVIGAALKENESNPGGEYIFCYKPTTNSFAQTINSSLMRKADSGNIATVEAGGVAGFCNLTSDFGSNRPAVVTQVAVSIPTEALNNKPGANLPRGINVSEGTQLPKSMTSAQRIRVTTTAMLPAYTSDISSVQRDCLSSSNAKISDDLNATLGTGSEYTLAKCLTDKGVPFTTQVQEFNYVNQLTEVTAPGN
- a CDS encoding PilW family protein — encoded protein: MKKNNAKSQSGFTLIELMVALVLGLIVVAAAVQLFTGGILSSRLQQANAEIQDSGIFGLDYIVRDIRFANQDNLANLKLDDKTPYGGIVLTGLTATSSTNVNFVPKVSSSAYIDSALLSRGQDDTVSTTSNYWKGLTRVTLKDSAGAVIANPVSDQLTIQFFAPTQMTNCEGATVLPGDLVVQRYFVRPDNNGASTDYALACDANTPSATTADVKAAATARTTVNATTETISPLPITGLGDAGQIIIPRVDHFHVLLGAMVTTETTTTVTNRTVTPATSTTTKTVSNQFGYYTIPQYRTLAQTTATDNTTGTGSKVETNIKVTVSSRILSTQISVLVRSANNAQNQAIDPTQPLLMLDQTATPSDTTTRYQRRVYSTTVALRNAMGDSL